GACAGAACCGTTCACAGCGGCAATCGTCTCCCCAGCGAACGACGTCGAAACGGGATCGCCCGCCTCCTCGTTATCCGGTCGTACTTCGATCTCGTCACGGTCCCACTGAACTGACCCGTCTTCGGCGTTGAGTGCATATAGCGCCCCGGCGGCAACGACGCAAATCGAGCCGTAGGTGGCTGTTGGACTGAGAATCTGGTCGTCGGTATCCAACTCCCGTTCCCACCGGACCGAGCCGTCCGCCGCGTCGAGCGCCGCGACGTACCCCTGACTACCGACGTAGACCGTGTCGTCGGCAACCGTCGGCCTCCCCTCCGACGAAATCTCGGTCTCCCACTCGAGCTCGCCGTCGTCGGCGTCGAGTGCGAGGAGTTCGGTATCCGTCTGGACGTAGACCCGACCGTCGACGACCGCGACTCGACCCTTCGCGACGCGGCCGGCTTCCGAGAAATCGTACCGCCAGGCCTCCGTGTCCGGTTCCGGGAACTCGTCCTCGAGCGGCAGGTACCGCGAGTTCGCGGCGTTCCCGCGATCCGAAGACCACCCCTCCGGGTCGCCGACCGTAACCGAACTCGAGGTCGTCTCCCCCGAACCCGTCGACTTCGCGGCCGTCGAGTTGATCGACGCGAGCGCGCCGGTCGTCGAGAGCGCTGCACAGCTTGCCAGTACGGATCGTCGTCGCCACGTAGCCATACGAACGAGCACGAAATCCAGTCACAATACTATCTAATCAATAGTGGAGTGTTTTCAGCCGTACAACTGTTTCGGACTCGATTGAGTCCAGGATTCACGCGGGGTTTTCAGCGCGGTTCGACGCGCAGTATTCGTATCCGAGCAGCTGTCCGCCGTTCGGTTCGCATCTCACCGCGGCGGCTGGTTCGAACGTTGCGAGCGGAAATCACCGACGACGCCGAGAGAGTTCCATTCTCAGTACTCAGTACGGCATTCATGACGTCGATCCGTGAAATTAATCGACCTGCTATCGACTCTTTGCCCCGTGCGCAACCACGACTGTCGACCGCTGTGAGTGATGACCGACCCCGACGAGGGGACGCTGACGGCCGAGAAAAAGCCTTTAACACCGTCGCCACGTACACCGAGCAAATGGTACTCGACGATCTCGGGAGTTCACTGCGGGGAACCCTCGACAAACTCCGCGGGAAGTCACGACTCAGCGAGGAGGACATCGAGGAGATCGTCAAGGAGATCCAGCGCTCCTTGCTCTCCGCCGACGTCGACGTCTCGCTGGTGATGGAGCTGTCGGACAACATCAAAGAGCGTGCCCTGGAGGAGGAACCCCCCGCCGGTACCCCGGCGCGGGACTTCGTCCTCCGCATCGTTTACGAGGAACTGGTCGACCTCATCGGCGAGTCGACGGATCTGCCGCTCGAGGAGCAGACGATCCTCCTGGCGGGCCTGCAGGGGTCGGGGAAGACGACCTCCGCCGCGAAGATGGCCTGGTGGTTCTCGACGAAGGGCCTTCGTCCGGCGGTCGTCCAGACGGACACCTTCCGGCCCGGCGCCTACGATCAGGCCAAGGAGATGTGCGAGCGCGCGGAGGTCGACTTCTACGGCAACCCGGACAACGACGACCCGGTCGAGATCGCTCGCAACGGCCTCGAGGAGACGAGCGAGGCCGACGTCCACATCGTGGACACGGCAGGTCGCCACGCGCTCGAGGAGGACCTGATCGACGAGATCGAGCAGATCGAGGAGACGGTCGATCCCGACAAGTCGCTGCTCGTCCTCGACGCGGCGATCGGCCAGGGTGCGAAGGACCAGGCCCAGCAGTTCGACGAGTCGATCGGGATCGACGGCGTCGTCATCACCAAACTGGACGGTACTGCGAAGGGTGGCGGTGCCCTGACTGCCGTCGATCAGACCGACAGTTCGATCGCGTTCCTCGGGACCGGCGAGGAGGTCCAGGACATCGAGCGGTTCGAACCCAACGGCTTCATCTCGCGGCTGCTCGGGATGGGCGACCTCGGCCAGCTCGCCGAGCGCGTCGAGCGCGCCATGGAGCAGACCGACGTCGAGGAGGAGGAGTGGGACCCCGAAGACATGCTCAAGGGCCAGTTCACCCTGAACGACATGCAAAAACAGATGGAGGCGATGAACAACATGGGGCCGCTCGACCAGGTGATGGACATGATCCCCGGCTTCGGCGGCGGGATCAAGGATCAGCTTCCCGACGACGCGATGGACGTCACTCAGGATCGCATGCGAAGCTTCACGGTGATCATGGATTCGATGACCGACGCCGAGAAGGAGTATCCGAAGGCGATCGGCGCGAGCCAGATCGAACGCATCGCGCGCGGCTCCGGGACGAGCGAGGAGGAGGTTCGGGAACTGCTCCAGCAGTACAAGATGATGGAACGGACGATCAAGCAGTTCCAGGGGATGGGATCGGACAAGGAGATGCAGCGCATGATGAAACAGATGCAACAGGGCGGCGGTGGCGGCGGCGGTATGGGCGGCATGGGTCCGTTCGGATAACGTCCGATTCTCGCCGCCTCGACCTTCCGTCGCGGAAGTCTCTTGGAGACGAGCTATCCAGTACGTTCATTGTATTCTAGACGTATGGTCGAGTACGAATGGATCGTCGTCACTATCTTCGGATCGGACTCTCTCTCGCGTGCTGTAGTGCAATCGCCGGCTGTCTCGACGAGGTCGATGCGACCGTCGGATCGGACGACGAAAGCGACGTCGACGTTGCGGACCGCACCGGCGAACGGGCGCTCGCCCGGGCGGTCGGGCGACTGAACGATGCGGCGCTCGCACTCGAGACCGACGACCTCGAGTCAGAGGGTGCGGCGTTCGACCCCGAGGAGCCGCGGGAACTGCTCGCCGCCGCGCGGGAGTTCCTCGAGACCGCCGCGACCGAACTCGAGGACGATCGTCGGCCGGACGTCGACGAACTGCGGGCGTACGCGGACGTTCTCGAGGCCCTGGTCGACGTCACCGAAACCGTCACCGACGAGACCCACGAGGAGGACGTCGACGCGGTCTCCGACGCCATCGCGGACCGGCGACTCGAGGACGCGTCGGAGACCGTCGACGAACTGGCCGAGACGTTCGACCGTGCAGACGATCGATTCGACACTGCCGTATCCGACCTCGAGTCGCTCGACGCCGACAGACTCGCGGCGCTCTCGATCGTCGACCTCGCGGAGATCGAATCGGGTGCGTCGGCGCTCGGCGACGTTCTGGCGTCGACGATCGCGCTCGTGACTGCCCTCGAGTCGACGGTCGGGGGGTACGAGTGTCTCAAGCGCGGCGAAGCACACGACGAGAACGAGGAGTACGAGCGCGCCGAGGAGTCGTTCCGTGACGCCGAGGCGGCGTTCGCCGCGGCGACGACGAGCCTCGAAGACGGACGGGAAGATGCGCCGACGGGACTCGAATCGCACTTCGAGACCGGACTCTGCCAGAACGCTTCCCTCGCGTCCGCGGCCGACCACTTCGTCGCGGCCGCCGAGGCGGCGACGAATCGCGATCCGCACACCGCACGGCGGCGACGGGACGACGCCGAGACGGCTCTCGAGTCCGTCGAAGACTGCTAGGCCGTCGCCGTCCGCTCGAGAATCGATTCCGGCGGCAGTTCGTCGATGAGAACGACCGCGTCGCCCTCGAGGACGACCTCGTCGGAACCGTCGCGGACGGTCGTTTCGATCCGGTACTTCGAGCGCCCGAGGTCGTCGGTCACCTCGCAGACGGCGGTCACGCGGTCGCCGACCGAGATCGGCGCGAGGAAGCTACTCTCCTGGGAGAGATAGATCGTCAGGCCCGGAAGCCGCGCGAGCGCCGCACTGATCAGCCCGTTCGCGAGGACGCCGTGAACGATCGGTTCCCCGAAGCGCGTCTCGGCGGCGTACTCCGGGTCGAGATGGAGCCGATTCGTGTCGCCGGTTACCTCGGCAAAGTCCTCGACGTCTTCGGCGGAGAGGTTCTTCGAGAAGGTGGCGACGTCGCCGACCGACACGGTCGATTCGTCTTCGCCGTGGTACTCGAACTCCCAGTCGTCGCGCTCGTACTGGGTGTCGGTTCGCACCCGGCGCTTCGGTGGCTGGGCGTCGACGCCACCCACGTGGCGAAGGAGGTGCGGGACGAAGTAGGAGAGCTCCGTGGTCGTGAGAATACCGACGAGTTCGCCGTCCCCGTCGGCTCCGCCCTCGTTCGTTCCGGAACCGTCGTCCGGTTCAGTGACCGGGAGGTGTTCGAGACCTGTCGCCCGTAATCGCTCGGCTGCGTCGACGATCGACGCGTCCGCCGCGATCGTTTCGAGCGGACGCGCCATCACGTTGGCGAGTTCGACGCCGCGAAGATCCTGCCGGTCGCAGAGACAGGTTGCGAAGTCACCCTCGGTGACGATCCCGATCGGCCGGTCGTCGCGGACGACGACGACGGAACTGACGCGATCGTCTCGCATCAGCGTTGCAGCGTCGGCGACGGTCGCGTCCGGCCGAGCGGTGACGACGTCGGTGACCATGATCTCCGAGACGGGTATCGTGCGGTGCATACCGACGACCTACACCGGTCCACCCTATCAACACCGTGCCCTCGTACCGTCGACGCGGCCGGCCGCTCGAGTCGGCTCAGGTGTCGACCGGTCTGCCGTCCTCGGTCGGCGGTGCGATCTGGTCGACGTAGCTCTCGAGATCCGGTTCTTCGACGCGCACTCGAACGGTGATCTCGCCGAGTTCGTCCGGTTCGCCGACCGAGAAGTTGACCCGGTCCTCGAAGGCTGCCTGTTTCTTCAGCGCAAAGGAGAAGGTGTCGCCCTCGCGGTTGGCGAAGAACTCGCCGCGGGCGGTATCGAGGATCTCCTGGCGGTGCAACAGTTCGGAGAAGTGATCAAGCGAGTGGGTCTCACCTCTGATCTCGCCGAACTCCTCCTCGAGTTCGGCGTTGGGGAAGACGTTCATGACGGCGTCTGCGACGCGGCTCGTCACTTCGGTGTCGTACACTGGTGCCGTGATCTCGACGTCGACGCGGTAGATCTCTGTCATGGCTGTCGTAGCTCGTTTCCTGCGTTTTCGGCCGCGCGCGACTCGTCTTCGACGATCGCCCGGATCCGCTCGCGGAACGCCTCGAGCGAGTCGGTGTTCTCGACGACGACGTCGGCGCGGTCCATCGCGTCGTCCATGCCGAAGCCCCGCTCGCGCTCGTCGCGAGCGGCGAGCGCCTCGCCGCCGCCGTCCTCGCTGACGTCGCGGCCGCGGGCGTCGATGCGCTCGGCCCGAAGCTCGAAGGGGGCCTCGATGCTGACGAGCGTGAACGACTCCTCGAACCGTTCCTCGAAGACGTCGACTTCGACGTCGGATCGGATGCCGTCGACCAGCACCGTGTCGTGGTCCTCGAGGCGGTCTTCGATCATCGGGAGCGAGCGCTCGGCGATGGCCGCCGGTCCGTTCTCGTCGCGCAGCGCCTGGGCGACGCTCCCGTGGTCTTTCGCGGGGTCGAGTCCGCGGTCGGCTGTCTCCTGGCGGACGACGTCGCCCATCGTCACTACGGGGATTCCCTCCTCGCGTGCGACGGTGGCGGCCTCGCCCTTGCCGCTGCCGGGAAGTCCCACCGTTCCGATGACGTGCATCGAGGGAACGTACCGCGGAGACGTGCATAAGGGCTGTGTTCGTCGCTCGAGAGCGTTCGTTCCGCTAGCCCGTGGATAGCGGCCCGGTTGTCTCTATTGCAACTCATTAGCGATCGATATAGTCGGACCGCGTCCGGTCGATCTGGCCTCTCGGATGCTAATTATTTCGCGATGTCGACTCGATAACGATACGGAATTCGGACGTCTCCGGTCTTTCAGTGCTTTCAGTACCGAAACAACGATCATTTTTGCAACCGTTTACGCGTCCGGATCGAACCGTTGAGAACTCGTCTGAATCCAACCCAATCGTCGAAACCGAGTCGGTCCGTTATTTACCAGTCTGCCATTGCACCCGAGTGCATACCATGACAAAACCATCCCTCGACAGGCGCCGATTCACGAAGGTAGTCGGCGCTGGTGCGGTCGCAGCTATCGCAGGTTGTATGGACGACGACGAAGAGGAAGACGACGGCCTCGGCGACGAGGAGGAAGACGGAATGGAGGAAGACGACGAGATGGGCGAAGAGGACGACGGCATGGGCGAGGACGACGAGGAGGATGACGGCCTCGGCGAGGAAGACAACGAGACGGACGAAGACGGCGGCATGGGCGAAGACGACGAGGAGGACGACGGAATGGGCGAGGACGACGAGGAGGATGACGGCCTCGGCGAGGACGACGAAGAAGAAAACGCCAGCATGGACGACGAAGAAGAAGACGACGACGGTCTCTAACGCGGCAGACAACGGCTGACGGACTGGGCTGACGTCAGTTTTGGTCACCTTCCTCTTCGGTTCGACCAGTTGGCCGATAGACACTGGCACGTACCGCGTGCTGGTCTCCGCGCGACGGCTCGAGGGCCGAAATGGGGTGTCACTGACAGCGGGTCGACGCGGTGGTCGCTGCCCGCCTCGCGACGTTCGGGGTCCTCGGGCCCGACGCACCGCCGGTCGCGTTCAGCTGTTCTTTCGGGTGTAGTCGAGTGCCTCGGGGCGGTCGTCTCGACTTGGTTCGCGACGCGGACTCCCGTGACTCGGTCGACCTCCTGTTCGCGGTATTGCGGCGCGGCTGGCGGAATTCCAACCGCTTATATCGCTCGATGGACGATTCGTACTCGAGGGCACGTAGCTCAGTCCGGAAAGAGCGTCGGACTTCTAATCCGACGGTCGTGGGTTCAAATCCCATCGTGCCCGCTGATTCTGTTGCGAGCGAACGCGAGCAACGAATCGAGGACCGCGTGGGATTTGAATCAGGGAGTAGCTTCGCTGTGACCGTGGTTCAAATCCTATCGTGCCCGTGAACGAGCCACAAAGTGACGAGTGAACCGACCGTCTGGCTCCGGTTCAAATCCCGCTGTGCCAGCTGTTGCGAACGATACAACTGTTGATATCGTAGCTTTTCACCGCGAAATCAATTCTCGAGGGGGCGCTACCGGTCGGGGGTACCGTCTCCGCCTCTGTCGACGGCCGCATCGGTTCACTGTGCAGGCCGCCGATACAACCCGCTCGAGCCGCTTTTCCAGATATGAACGAGACGGACGTCGAGACGACCGCGTACACCGAAACGATCGCCGACTCGGACACGTTCGCCGAGCAAGCGCGCCGTCGCGCGGCGACCGAGCGGGAGGTCGTCGAGTGGGCCGTCGACGAACTCGCGTCGGCGATCGCCGAGCAGGAGGTCGATCTCGAACCGCTGCTCGAGTACGGCCGTCGGAGTCGCGAGAGCCTGCCGGATCGCCACCGCCGGGCCTACGAGGCGATGGCCGAGGAGTTCGACGTCGATCCGGACGTCTACGAAGCGTACGTCTTCGCGTACTCGGAACTCTGTGAGGAACTGGCCGACGGAGCGGGGCGCACGGAGAAGCATCCGAAGGGATGTACGAACGCGCTCGTTGCGCCGTCGAAGGTCGATTCCGAGTCGGCCGCGGACACCGCCGACGCGCCGGCCGACGGCCCGCTCGTACTCAAAAACCGTGATATCGCGGGTCGAGGTGCCCGGCCGAAGTCGGTCGTCGAACAGCCGCCGATCGACGACTACTACGGATTCCTGACCGTCGACACCTGCGGGACGATCTCGGTCTTCAAGGGGGTCAACGACCAGGGGCTGGTCGCGGCGAACACCTACATCGACAGCGAGCGAGACGACGTCGATCCCGAGGAGCAGCTTCGAAACGGGACGGTCATCCGCATGCTGCTAGAGGAGTGTGCCACCGTCGAGGAGGCTCGGACGCTGCTCGAGTCCCGTCCGACGCGCCGGCTGATGGGACAGACGCTGTTTCTCGCCGACGAGGCCGACGCCGTCCTGCTCGAGATCGATCCGGTCGCCGAGCGGATCGCCGTCGACGACGAGAGTGTCGTGACGCGAACGAATCACTTCGTGCTGTCGGAGTCGACCGAGACGAGGAGTTCGATCAGGCGACGAGAACGGGCGCTGTCGCTGCTCGAGGGCGACGAGCGGCTCGATCGAGACGACCTGTGGACGTTCGCGCGGGATCACGAGAACGGGCCCGGTGACGACTCGATCTGTCGGCACCCGGAGCCCGAGACGGACGAACCGCACGCGTTCGGGCAACTGACGACCGCGAGCACGGCCATCTTCGAGGGCGGATCGCCGGAGATCGACGTCGCGATGGGCAACCCTTGCGAGACGGAGCGCGAGCGGTGTTCGTTCGCCGACGAGATTCCGACGGCGCTCCGGACCGGCCAGCGGTGGCTCGATCGACGGTAACTGCCGGCTATCGGCAACGCGTTTCCATAACGCGCAGGATCAGGCTCGAACGCGAGGCCGTTCGAGGTCGGCCTCGAGCCGTCTCGCGGCCTCGAGTCGCAGGTTCTTCGCGCGGGCTTTCGTGAGCCGCGAGTCGGGCATTCGAGCCGCGAGCGGATCGTACGCCGAGGGGGAGAACCCGAGTTCCTGCAAGTAACGCTGAACGCCCGAGTCCTCGAGACCGTCGTGGATCACGGTGTCGGTGACTTCCTCGACGGTTTCGAACGCGGGGAGCGGCATTTCGCCACCGGTGGCGCCGGTCGACGCGTCGGTGCCGTCGATAGTGGTGCCGCGGGCGTCGGCGTGCGTGACGATCGACCGAACCGTCTCCGCCAGCTGAAGCACCTGACTCGGCAGGGCCGTGTCGGGCGAGCGCCACTCGACCGTCGGCATCGCTTTTCGCAGCCGGACCGGCGTCCAGACCGCGTCGTAGGGATCGAACTCGTCGTCGAAGGCGTCCGGATCGACGCCGTACTCGAGCGCGCGTTCGCGGAACCCGTTGTAAGCGTCCTCGAGACGCGCTTCCCACTCGGCGACGCTGTCGACGTAGGGCCAGAGCTGACCCTGCTCGGGACAGGCCCCGTAACACGAGCGCCGGTAGAGGTACGGGCGTGCACAGTCGTGGATCCGTTCGCCGCGGTAGTGCGACGAACTGTTGACGAGCGCGAAAGCGGGATCGAGTGCGGTGAGCGTATTGAGCTGGTCGACGACGTTCGACTGCTCGAAGTGAACGTGCGTGCCGGCGCAGACGCGCGCGTCGTCGAACGTCGGCCCGACGATCCGGCGCTGGAGGTCGGTTCCCCGCTTCTCGCGGTAGGGGATCTCTGCCGGCGAGGCGTGCAACGGCGTCGCCAACGGGACGAGTCGCTTATCCCGTTCGCGGGCTGCGTCCACGACGGTCCTGATTCGGCCGAGGAACTCCTCGCGGAGTTCGGTCGTCGACGAACACGGGGTTGTCTTGATCTCGAGCATCGGCTCGACGAACTCGGGGTCGATCTGCTTCGAGACGTCGAGCAGCGTTTCGGGGGGTACCAGGTCGCCATCGTCGTCGATGACCCAGTACTCTACCTCGAGGCTAGTTTTCATGGATGTCTCTGTTGGACTGCGCCTGTCGTATCGGCCCTCGAGCAAGCCGTCACCGGGCCGTTGCTATCAGTCGAGCGCCGATATCCGAACTCGAACGGTACCGACGAATTCGGTGACAGCGCCCTGTTTTCCGCTTCTGGATTCTGAGCTAGGGAGGTTCTACGTGAAGCGGTTGAGCCTGCGTGTGAAGGGAAAACGTCGCTCCGAATCCAACGAGATACCGATTCCCGGCGCGTGAGGCTAATTTCCGCGGTATCCGTCTCCGGGCGTCCTCGAGTTCAGGCCTGTGACGCCACCGGCCGACGCTACGGGAGGCGGTCCCGACCCAGTGTGCGCGGTACGTAGCGATTGCGGCGAGTGGGACGTACTCCGCGCGTGGATGCAACTTATGCCGTTCAGTCACGTACCACCGATAATGGCTCCGAACGTCGCGGACAGGCGAACGTTCCTGTCGGGTGCGGCTGCGACGGTCGCGACCGCGTCCGTCGCCGGCTGTCTACGCGGCGAGGACGAGAGCGACGGAGGCGACGAGTCGGAACCCATCGTGGACGTGGCGGAAACGATCGAGGGAGACACCAGTCCCGAGGCGTGGCGAGAGGTCGAACGGATCCGTTTCGACGGCTACGTCGGGGGCTGGGTCGGCGTCGAACCGTCACACATCGACCGCGTCGAGAATCCGACCCTGGTGCTCTTCGAGGGTCGTCCGTACGAGATCACCTGGGAGAACCGGGACAACGTCAAGCACAATCTGGCGATCTACGACGCCGAGGAGCAGCTCGTCGACGAGTACGCGACCGACGTCGTCGCCGACGTCGGCGGAACTGAAACGCTCGCGTTTACCGCAACCGATGAGATGGAAACCTACATCTGCGAGCACCAGCCGGCGATCCAGCTCGGCGACATCGAGATCGTCGACGACGCAGACGCGTCGATACGCAACACGTAGCGCCGAGAACGGGTGGTATCGATCGTCTCCGTCCGGGTTCGCGACTGGTGGGTAACGACGTTCAGGCGGCTGCTATCGTAAGGAGCGTTCGTCGAGTCTGACGTCTCGAGTCCCGGCGATCTCGAGGTCACCGTCGGAGCGAAGCTCCGACGAGCCTCCGCTCGCGTCGCTCGCGGAGACGCCGTCGACGCGATCGTCTCCCTCGCGAGCGATCTCCCGGAGCGCGCGGGGGAAGTCGCTGGCGGTCGAGGGGAAGGTGAGTAACACGCAGCGAGTCGTCCCGTTCGAGAGGACTGACGGCCCCACTCAGCGGACGACGGTAACCGGGACCGGCGCCCGACGGACGATCTTCTCGGCGACGCTGCCGAGCAGGACGCGGGAGACGCCTTCTCGTCCGTGGCTCCCGATCACGATGTGGTCGACGTCGTGCTCCTCGGCGAACGTCACGACCTCACGTTCGGGCTTGCCGACGGCGGTCTCCGTCCGGAATTCGACGTCGTCGGTATCGAGTACCGCCGTGGCGTCTTCGAGTTCCGTCGAGGCCTCCTCCTCTCGGTCCTGGAGCGCTTCCTTCACGAGATTGATGCCGGCTTCGGTAGAGCCGTCCGCCGCTTCGACGACGCGCAACAGGATGATCTCCTCGTCGGCGTGGGACGAAAACGCGTACTCTACCGCCTTCTGTGCCGGCGCCGAACCGTCGTACGCGACGAGCACTGCCATGCGTCCGCTAGTCGTTCCGGGATCATAAACACCGAACTTTTTCCGCTCGGGTGGCTCGCTCCGCTCGCCACCACTCTCTGCTCACGGGCACTTCGTGCCCGTTCGCACGGCTCGCGGGACCATCGGTCCCGCGCTGGGCGCAAAAACATCCTCAGAAATCTTCGATTTCTGACGGGCCCGCAAGCGCGCAGCGCTTGCGGACTTCGATGAAAAAGGCCGCGACTCGCTCCGTTCGTCGCGGATGCTATTCTTCACGGCTCGCGTTGCACGCTACTTGCACGCTATTCCGATCCACGGTTCGAAACGAACGACGTGAGTGAGAACCGCGCTACTCTTCGAACCCGTCCTCGAATCGGAACGTCCCGTTCCGCTG
This DNA window, taken from Natronococcus sp. CG52, encodes the following:
- a CDS encoding glutamate-cysteine ligase family protein; amino-acid sequence: MKTSLEVEYWVIDDDGDLVPPETLLDVSKQIDPEFVEPMLEIKTTPCSSTTELREEFLGRIRTVVDAARERDKRLVPLATPLHASPAEIPYREKRGTDLQRRIVGPTFDDARVCAGTHVHFEQSNVVDQLNTLTALDPAFALVNSSSHYRGERIHDCARPYLYRRSCYGACPEQGQLWPYVDSVAEWEARLEDAYNGFRERALEYGVDPDAFDDEFDPYDAVWTPVRLRKAMPTVEWRSPDTALPSQVLQLAETVRSIVTHADARGTTIDGTDASTGATGGEMPLPAFETVEEVTDTVIHDGLEDSGVQRYLQELGFSPSAYDPLAARMPDSRLTKARAKNLRLEAARRLEADLERPRVRA
- a CDS encoding DNA polymerase V family protein, with the translated sequence MTKPSLDRRRFTKVVGAGAVAAIAGCMDDDEEEDDGLGDEEEDGMEEDDEMGEEDDGMGEDDEEDDGLGEEDNETDEDGGMGEDDEEDDGMGEDDEEDDGLGEDDEEENASMDDEEEDDDGL
- a CDS encoding AAA family ATPase, translating into MHVIGTVGLPGSGKGEAATVAREEGIPVVTMGDVVRQETADRGLDPAKDHGSVAQALRDENGPAAIAERSLPMIEDRLEDHDTVLVDGIRSDVEVDVFEERFEESFTLVSIEAPFELRAERIDARGRDVSEDGGGEALAARDERERGFGMDDAMDRADVVVENTDSLEAFRERIRAIVEDESRAAENAGNELRQP
- a CDS encoding C45 family autoproteolytic acyltransferase/hydolase, which encodes MNETDVETTAYTETIADSDTFAEQARRRAATEREVVEWAVDELASAIAEQEVDLEPLLEYGRRSRESLPDRHRRAYEAMAEEFDVDPDVYEAYVFAYSELCEELADGAGRTEKHPKGCTNALVAPSKVDSESAADTADAPADGPLVLKNRDIAGRGARPKSVVEQPPIDDYYGFLTVDTCGTISVFKGVNDQGLVAANTYIDSERDDVDPEEQLRNGTVIRMLLEECATVEEARTLLESRPTRRLMGQTLFLADEADAVLLEIDPVAERIAVDDESVVTRTNHFVLSESTETRSSIRRRERALSLLEGDERLDRDDLWTFARDHENGPGDDSICRHPEPETDEPHAFGQLTTASTAIFEGGSPEIDVAMGNPCETERERCSFADEIPTALRTGQRWLDRR
- a CDS encoding universal stress protein — its product is MAVLVAYDGSAPAQKAVEYAFSSHADEEIILLRVVEAADGSTEAGINLVKEALQDREEEASTELEDATAVLDTDDVEFRTETAVGKPEREVVTFAEEHDVDHIVIGSHGREGVSRVLLGSVAEKIVRRAPVPVTVVR
- a CDS encoding signal recognition particle protein Srp54 — encoded protein: MVLDDLGSSLRGTLDKLRGKSRLSEEDIEEIVKEIQRSLLSADVDVSLVMELSDNIKERALEEEPPAGTPARDFVLRIVYEELVDLIGESTDLPLEEQTILLAGLQGSGKTTSAAKMAWWFSTKGLRPAVVQTDTFRPGAYDQAKEMCERAEVDFYGNPDNDDPVEIARNGLEETSEADVHIVDTAGRHALEEDLIDEIEQIEETVDPDKSLLVLDAAIGQGAKDQAQQFDESIGIDGVVITKLDGTAKGGGALTAVDQTDSSIAFLGTGEEVQDIERFEPNGFISRLLGMGDLGQLAERVERAMEQTDVEEEEWDPEDMLKGQFTLNDMQKQMEAMNNMGPLDQVMDMIPGFGGGIKDQLPDDAMDVTQDRMRSFTVIMDSMTDAEKEYPKAIGASQIERIARGSGTSEEEVRELLQQYKMMERTIKQFQGMGSDKEMQRMMKQMQQGGGGGGGMGGMGPFG
- a CDS encoding RNA-binding domain-containing protein, with amino-acid sequence MTEIYRVDVEITAPVYDTEVTSRVADAVMNVFPNAELEEEFGEIRGETHSLDHFSELLHRQEILDTARGEFFANREGDTFSFALKKQAAFEDRVNFSVGEPDELGEITVRVRVEEPDLESYVDQIAPPTEDGRPVDT
- a CDS encoding CBS domain-containing protein, yielding MHRTIPVSEIMVTDVVTARPDATVADAATLMRDDRVSSVVVVRDDRPIGIVTEGDFATCLCDRQDLRGVELANVMARPLETIAADASIVDAAERLRATGLEHLPVTEPDDGSGTNEGGADGDGELVGILTTTELSYFVPHLLRHVGGVDAQPPKRRVRTDTQYERDDWEFEYHGEDESTVSVGDVATFSKNLSAEDVEDFAEVTGDTNRLHLDPEYAAETRFGEPIVHGVLANGLISAALARLPGLTIYLSQESSFLAPISVGDRVTAVCEVTDDLGRSKYRIETTVRDGSDEVVLEGDAVVLIDELPPESILERTATA